A genomic window from Streptomyces mirabilis includes:
- a CDS encoding dihydrofolate reductase family protein: MTVTADMAISLDGCIAGTDVAIDNPGGDGAEPLFEWIHNLASWRQRQGMTGGEENRDSALMREWFDATGAVVMGRMMYDTGEEFWGDNPPFRTPVFVLTHRPRPALVKEGGTTFTFVTDGIHSALDQARAAAGDRNVDIAGGASTAQQYLREGLIDELQLHVVPVLLGEGLRLFEGLGAGRRNLEPVRVVDTPLATHVKYRFVK; encoded by the coding sequence GTGACCGTAACCGCGGACATGGCCATCTCCCTCGACGGGTGCATCGCCGGCACCGACGTCGCCATCGACAACCCGGGAGGCGACGGCGCCGAGCCGCTCTTCGAGTGGATCCACAACCTGGCGAGCTGGCGGCAGCGTCAGGGCATGACCGGCGGGGAGGAGAACCGCGACTCCGCGCTGATGCGCGAGTGGTTCGATGCCACCGGAGCGGTGGTCATGGGGCGGATGATGTACGACACGGGCGAGGAGTTCTGGGGTGACAACCCGCCGTTCAGGACCCCGGTCTTCGTGCTCACCCACCGTCCCCGGCCGGCCCTGGTCAAGGAGGGCGGCACCACCTTCACCTTCGTCACCGACGGCATCCACAGCGCCCTCGACCAGGCGAGGGCTGCCGCCGGGGACAGGAACGTCGACATCGCGGGCGGGGCGAGCACGGCGCAGCAGTACCTCAGGGAGGGGCTCATCGACGAGCTGCAGCTGCACGTGGTGCCCGTGCTCCTCGGAGAGGGACTGCGCCTCTTCGAGGGACTGGGCGCCGGGCGGCGGAACCTTGAGCCGGTCAGGGTGGTCGACACCCCCCTCGCCACCCATGTGAAGTACCGCTTCGTGAAGTGA
- a CDS encoding IS110 family transposase, whose product MAGTEAADTRDQVVVGGVDSHADTIHVAVVTDRGGHLADAQFPTTAAGYDAAIAFLRAHGSVAAVGVEGTSSYGSGFTHAAQQAGLAVVEVSRPDKAERRRIGKSDPIDAYAAARAVVSGRATSAPKDGTIAGIRALQTAARSAIKARTATLNQITHLLVTAPDAIRAKYTAVSGDKRVSTLARLRPATDPAHAPLLTALRTLVRRVQNLTEEHTTLTVELDQSVTILNPGLRAAYGVGPDTAGQLLITAGANPARLRTEASFAALCGAAPVPASSGKTNRHRLSRGGDRAANAALYRIALVRMARCRRTREFVVRQTSAGRTKKEIIRLLKRAIAREVFRLLTTPVQVPEIADLRPTRKTKNITLTAAANHFGVWPAVISNIERGLRRDDAFTDAYRQWLTAA is encoded by the coding sequence ATGGCAGGCACAGAGGCGGCGGACACGAGGGACCAGGTCGTGGTGGGCGGGGTGGACTCGCACGCCGACACCATCCACGTCGCCGTGGTCACCGACCGGGGCGGGCACCTCGCCGACGCCCAATTTCCTACCACCGCTGCCGGATACGACGCCGCGATCGCCTTCCTGCGAGCCCACGGCAGCGTCGCCGCCGTCGGTGTGGAGGGGACGTCCTCCTACGGCTCCGGCTTCACACACGCCGCACAGCAGGCCGGCCTGGCCGTCGTCGAGGTCAGCCGGCCCGACAAGGCCGAACGCCGCAGGATCGGCAAGTCCGACCCGATCGACGCCTATGCCGCGGCCCGCGCCGTCGTCTCCGGACGCGCGACCAGCGCTCCGAAGGACGGGACCATCGCCGGGATACGTGCCCTGCAGACCGCCGCCCGCTCGGCGATCAAGGCCCGCACCGCGACGCTCAACCAGATCACACACCTCCTGGTCACCGCCCCCGACGCCATCCGCGCCAAGTACACCGCCGTGTCCGGTGACAAGCGCGTTTCCACCCTCGCCCGACTCCGACCGGCCACTGACCCCGCGCACGCGCCGCTCCTGACAGCCCTGCGCACGCTGGTTAGGCGCGTCCAGAACCTGACCGAGGAACACACGACCCTGACCGTGGAGCTCGACCAGTCGGTCACCATCCTCAACCCCGGGCTGCGTGCCGCCTACGGGGTGGGGCCGGACACCGCCGGCCAGCTGCTGATTACCGCTGGCGCGAACCCGGCCCGTCTTCGCACGGAGGCTTCCTTCGCTGCCCTATGCGGCGCGGCCCCCGTCCCCGCCTCGAGCGGGAAGACCAACCGGCACCGCCTCTCCCGGGGCGGCGACCGAGCGGCCAACGCCGCCCTCTACCGCATCGCGCTCGTTCGGATGGCCCGATGCCGGCGCACCCGCGAGTTCGTCGTCCGACAGACCAGCGCCGGGCGCACGAAGAAGGAGATCATCCGGCTGCTCAAACGCGCGATAGCCCGCGAGGTCTTCCGGCTCTTGACCACCCCGGTCCAAGTCCCCGAGATTGCGGACCTCCGTCCGACCCGGAAGACGAAGAACATCACTCTCACCGCCGCCGCCAACCACTTCGGCGTGTGGCCCGCCGTCATCTCCAACATCGAACGCGGCCTGCGTCGCGACGACGCCTTCACCGATGCCTACCGTCAGTGGCTCACCGCCGCTTGA
- a CDS encoding trypsin-like serine peptidase, whose translation MSSSSRWIPALALGLCAGVLGTGQALAATGTPVPSRTPVPFGTPVQSGTPVPSVPAAPTARPTPAQPSHPPVFPTSSSGGPSLSEEEKYWTAHRMDNAVPIDSPPGRTPAASAPLIGTRGTPPAGTPRPEHFGGHPMVGTFFYDGRPLGGKSTYCTGSVVHTAVHDIVLTAGHCGQGLQRATHRIFVPQYRDGLSAANQPRGVFPVSQMYIDPRYVANTKKPTSDLDLAFAQVGPNSRGKVEDVTGALTFTPTTKYTHKVTVIGYPSSEGVNAKHQAIRCPVTTSRLPGYRQVRMACTGFYGGVSGGPWIEDYDRTTGTGKVVGNTGGYNGGGNDANDDWVTYAPIYGKDAKALFNDAAAHRTVGARPPYQPSTDRPVLPGSTGTWQHTRLLASGDFRHTGHSDMIVVWTDAEVTLHLGNGQVCFDSGRHLWPPTAPGRTREPSRPATSPDPTSST comes from the coding sequence TTGAGTTCCAGTTCCAGATGGATTCCGGCCCTGGCGCTCGGTCTGTGCGCGGGCGTACTCGGCACGGGCCAGGCGCTTGCCGCCACCGGTACTCCGGTGCCCTCCCGTACTCCGGTGCCGTTCGGCACTCCGGTGCAGTCCGGCACTCCGGTGCCGTCGGTCCCCGCTGCGCCCACGGCCCGTCCGACACCCGCGCAGCCCAGCCACCCGCCTGTATTCCCGACCTCCTCCTCCGGCGGCCCGAGCCTGAGCGAGGAGGAGAAGTACTGGACAGCCCACCGCATGGACAACGCGGTCCCGATCGACAGCCCGCCCGGCCGGACCCCCGCGGCCTCGGCGCCCCTCATCGGCACGCGCGGCACGCCGCCGGCCGGCACGCCCCGTCCCGAGCACTTCGGCGGCCACCCGATGGTGGGCACGTTCTTCTACGACGGCAGGCCCTTGGGCGGCAAGAGCACGTACTGCACGGGCAGCGTGGTGCACACGGCCGTCCATGACATCGTCCTGACCGCCGGGCACTGCGGCCAGGGTCTGCAGAGGGCCACCCACCGCATCTTCGTGCCGCAGTACCGCGACGGTCTGTCCGCCGCGAACCAGCCGCGCGGCGTCTTCCCGGTCTCGCAGATGTACATCGATCCGCGCTACGTGGCCAACACCAAGAAGCCCACCTCCGACCTGGACCTGGCCTTCGCGCAGGTCGGTCCCAACAGCCGGGGCAAAGTGGAGGACGTGACGGGCGCTCTGACGTTCACTCCCACCACGAAATACACCCACAAGGTCACGGTCATCGGGTATCCCAGCTCCGAAGGCGTCAATGCGAAGCATCAGGCGATCCGCTGCCCCGTCACCACCTCGCGCCTGCCCGGCTACCGGCAGGTACGCATGGCCTGCACCGGCTTCTACGGAGGGGTCTCCGGCGGCCCGTGGATCGAGGACTACGACCGCACCACCGGTACCGGCAAGGTCGTCGGCAACACCGGCGGGTACAACGGAGGTGGCAACGACGCCAACGACGACTGGGTGACGTACGCGCCCATCTACGGCAAGGACGCCAAGGCCCTGTTCAACGACGCCGCCGCCCATCGCACGGTGGGCGCGAGGCCGCCCTACCAACCGTCGACCGACAGACCGGTCCTGCCCGGCTCGACGGGCACCTGGCAGCACACCAGGCTCCTGGCCTCCGGCGACTTCCGCCACACCGGGCACAGCGACATGATCGTGGTGTGGACCGACGCTGAGGTCACGCTCCACCTCGGCAATGGACAAGTCTGTTTCGACTCCGGGCGGCACCTGTGGCCTCCAACAGCACCTGGACGCACACGCGAACCGTCACGGCCGGCGACTTCACCGGATCCAACCAGTTCGACCTGA
- a CDS encoding 3-oxoacyl-ACP reductase family protein, which translates to MNRLEGNVALITGGSRGIGAAVALRLAEEGADLVLTYENNAERAGEVVEQIKARGRRALAVQADSAVPEALTAAVDEAAATFGRLDILVNNAGVFLVGPLEDLGSTEIDRTLAVNVRAPFAASQAAVRHMDQGGRIISIGSNVAERAVFPGLALYAMSKTALVGMTKGLARELGPRGVTVNLVHPGPTDTDANPAAGPNAEMIAGFTAVGRYAQAAEIAATVAHLASADGAYITGASIHVDGGFTV; encoded by the coding sequence ATGAATCGACTTGAAGGAAACGTGGCCTTGATCACGGGCGGCAGCCGGGGTATCGGTGCCGCTGTGGCACTACGCCTGGCCGAAGAAGGCGCCGACCTCGTCCTGACCTATGAGAACAACGCGGAACGCGCCGGCGAGGTCGTGGAGCAGATCAAGGCCAGAGGGCGCCGAGCCCTTGCCGTCCAAGCCGACAGCGCGGTCCCTGAAGCACTCACCGCCGCGGTCGACGAGGCCGCCGCGACGTTCGGCAGACTCGACATCCTGGTCAATAACGCCGGGGTCTTCCTCGTCGGCCCACTTGAAGACCTGGGGTCGACAGAGATCGACCGCACTCTGGCGGTGAACGTCCGGGCGCCGTTCGCAGCGTCCCAGGCCGCAGTGCGTCATATGGACCAGGGCGGCCGGATCATCAGCATCGGCAGCAATGTCGCCGAGCGTGCGGTCTTCCCCGGACTGGCGCTGTACGCGATGAGCAAGACGGCTCTGGTCGGGATGACGAAGGGCCTGGCCCGGGAACTCGGCCCCCGTGGAGTCACCGTCAATCTGGTGCACCCCGGTCCCACCGACACGGACGCCAACCCCGCCGCCGGGCCGAACGCCGAGATGATCGCCGGCTTCACCGCTGTCGGCCGCTATGCGCAAGCGGCCGAGATCGCGGCCACCGTCGCCCACTTGGCAAGCGCGGACGGCGCGTACATCACCGGAGCCTCGATCCACGTCGACGGCGGCTTCACCGTCTGA
- a CDS encoding LysE family translocator — protein MQPGAMRRKARWKTGVFAVSFLPQFVPQGAPVLPTLLAFSVIWAVIDLLWYLPLIWLAGRVRGVLQRRSIQRRMEQVSGAVLVGLGMRLAVES, from the coding sequence ATGCAGCCTGGCGCCATGAGGAGAAAGGCACGCTGGAAGACGGGAGTGTTCGCCGTGTCCTTCCTTCCGCAGTTCGTGCCGCAGGGAGCTCCCGTACTGCCGACCCTGCTCGCCTTCTCGGTGATCTGGGCCGTGATCGACCTGCTCTGGTACCTCCCGCTGATCTGGCTGGCCGGACGGGTCCGCGGTGTGCTCCAGCGGCGGTCGATCCAGCGCCGGATGGAGCAGGTTTCCGGAGCTGTCCTGGTTGGGCTGGGGATGCGTCTGGCGGTCGAGTCGTAG
- a CDS encoding SRPBCC family protein — MATTTATIDIPAPAARVWQLIGGFDSLPDWLPYIPASTLSEGGRVRSLANEEGGVIVERLEAFDNQARTYSYSLLQAPFPVTGYRSTLTVHEVSGGQSRVEWSGTFAPAGVSEEEAIALFHGIYAEGLAALKKTLDA; from the coding sequence ATGGCGACTACGACCGCAACCATCGACATCCCCGCACCCGCCGCGCGTGTCTGGCAGCTCATCGGCGGCTTCGACTCCCTGCCCGACTGGCTGCCCTACATTCCCGCGAGCACGCTCAGTGAGGGCGGCCGCGTCCGCAGCCTCGCGAACGAGGAGGGCGGCGTCATCGTCGAACGCCTCGAAGCGTTCGACAACCAGGCGCGCACGTACAGCTATTCCCTTCTCCAGGCCCCGTTCCCCGTCACCGGCTACCGCTCCACCCTCACCGTGCACGAAGTGTCCGGCGGGCAGAGCCGTGTGGAGTGGTCCGGCACCTTCGCACCGGCAGGGGTGAGCGAAGAAGAGGCGATCGCCCTGTTCCACGGCATCTACGCCGAGGGTCTGGCCGCGCTGAAGAAGACACTCGACGCGTGA
- a CDS encoding VOC family protein — translation MPQKITTFLMFEGRAEEALTFYTSLFHDAEVIDISRYGADGPGEAGTVQRATFSLAGQRFMCIDSSVKHAFGFTPAVSLFVECDTEAELDRLYGALAEQGTALMPLGSYGFSAKFGWVNDRFGVSWQLNLQE, via the coding sequence ATGCCACAGAAGATCACCACTTTCCTCATGTTCGAGGGCAGGGCGGAGGAGGCGCTGACCTTCTATACGTCGTTGTTCCACGACGCCGAGGTCATCGACATCTCACGCTACGGCGCCGACGGCCCCGGCGAGGCGGGCACGGTCCAGCGCGCCACGTTCTCACTCGCCGGACAGCGGTTCATGTGTATCGACAGCTCCGTCAAGCACGCCTTCGGGTTCACCCCGGCGGTGTCGCTGTTCGTCGAGTGCGACACCGAGGCCGAGCTCGACCGCCTCTACGGCGCCCTCGCCGAACAGGGCACGGCGCTGATGCCGCTGGGCTCGTACGGCTTCAGCGCCAAGTTCGGCTGGGTGAACGACCGCTTCGGCGTCTCCTGGCAGCTGAACCTGCAGGAGTGA
- a CDS encoding cold-shock protein, which yields MASGTVKWFNAEKGFGFISQDGGGPDVFAHYSNINASGFRELQEGQAVTFDVTQGQKGPQAENITPA from the coding sequence ATGGCCAGCGGAACCGTCAAGTGGTTCAACGCAGAAAAGGGCTTCGGCTTCATCTCTCAGGACGGCGGCGGACCGGACGTGTTCGCGCACTACTCCAACATCAACGCCAGCGGTTTCCGCGAGCTCCAGGAAGGCCAGGCGGTGACCTTCGACGTCACCCAGGGCCAGAAGGGCCCGCAGGCGGAGAACATCACGCCCGCCTGA
- a CDS encoding LysR substrate-binding domain-containing protein, with translation MLDLRQLRYFVAVAETEHVGRAAERLHMSQSPLSRQIAQLEQNLGLALFERGQQRIRITRDGQVFLAEARALLRHADRLENLGRRLGRGEEGGLCIGYVADAMHTGILPGALRALHNERPGIHIALYNLPPIEQFEGLRQRSLDIALVHEPPTADDPDLLAAPLLEDPLLLVLPAGHPLAAQEKVTPGDLDGQPWIAVENAQDPAWRDTFVATCTAAGFTPDIRLEAAEPLTALGLVASGLGLALVQKSMVRATTEEVAVRELPWHDTCIQLWAAWHRVDLRPLVTSFRATVLRTSSTA, from the coding sequence ATGCTTGACCTGCGGCAACTCCGCTACTTCGTCGCCGTCGCCGAGACCGAACACGTCGGCCGGGCCGCCGAGCGGCTGCACATGTCCCAGTCACCGCTCAGCCGGCAGATCGCGCAACTCGAGCAGAACCTGGGCCTCGCCCTGTTCGAGCGGGGCCAGCAGAGAATCCGTATCACCCGGGACGGCCAGGTCTTCCTGGCCGAAGCCCGTGCGCTACTGCGGCATGCTGATCGTCTGGAGAACCTGGGCCGACGGCTGGGCCGGGGAGAAGAGGGCGGCCTGTGCATCGGCTACGTCGCCGACGCCATGCACACCGGCATCCTGCCCGGCGCACTGCGCGCTCTGCACAACGAACGCCCCGGCATCCACATCGCTCTGTACAACCTTCCGCCCATCGAGCAGTTTGAAGGCCTGCGGCAGCGCAGCCTCGACATCGCGCTCGTCCATGAACCTCCGACCGCGGATGACCCTGACCTACTGGCCGCACCCCTGCTCGAGGACCCGCTGCTACTGGTCCTGCCCGCGGGGCATCCACTCGCCGCCCAGGAAAAGGTGACTCCCGGGGACCTCGATGGTCAGCCGTGGATCGCAGTCGAGAATGCCCAGGACCCCGCCTGGCGGGACACGTTCGTCGCCACCTGTACGGCAGCCGGTTTCACCCCCGACATCCGCCTCGAAGCCGCCGAGCCACTGACCGCGCTCGGGTTGGTCGCGTCCGGGCTCGGACTCGCACTCGTGCAGAAGAGCATGGTGCGCGCCACTACTGAGGAGGTCGCGGTGCGCGAGCTTCCCTGGCACGACACATGCATCCAGCTGTGGGCCGCGTGGCACCGAGTCGACCTGCGGCCCCTGGTGACATCGTTCCGCGCCACAGTCCTGCGCACCAGCAGCACCGCCTAG
- a CDS encoding aldo/keto reductase — MAIKSFLPGRLGFGTAPLGNMFRAIPDEEAAATVDAAWDNGIRYFDTAPFYGAGLSEIRLGEALAGRPRDEFVLSTKVGRVILDEIEDPAARDLGEKGGLFEHGRPNKIVNDYSADATLRSIEDSLKRLNTDRLDIVWVHDVAQDFYGDEWLAAYETARTGAFRVLQKLRDEGVIKAWGLGVNRVEPLELTLDLDEPKPDAFLLAGRYTLLDHERALQRLLPAAEAQSVDIVVGGPYSSGVLAGGQHFEYQKAPAPVITKVEHIKALAGQYGVGIKAAALQFSLAHPAVAAAVPGASRPSRIVEDVAARGEKVPAAFWTALRTEGLIAQDAPVPSA, encoded by the coding sequence ATGGCCATCAAGTCCTTCCTGCCCGGCCGCCTGGGCTTCGGCACCGCACCGCTGGGCAACATGTTCCGGGCCATACCCGACGAGGAAGCCGCGGCCACCGTGGACGCCGCCTGGGACAACGGCATCCGCTACTTCGACACCGCGCCCTTCTACGGCGCGGGCCTGTCCGAGATCCGGCTCGGTGAAGCCCTGGCCGGCCGCCCCCGCGACGAGTTCGTCCTGAGCACGAAGGTCGGCCGCGTCATCCTCGACGAGATCGAGGACCCCGCTGCCCGCGACCTGGGCGAGAAGGGCGGACTGTTCGAACACGGACGCCCCAACAAGATCGTCAACGACTACTCGGCCGACGCCACGCTGCGCTCCATCGAGGACAGCCTCAAGCGGCTGAACACAGACCGCCTCGACATCGTGTGGGTGCACGACGTCGCGCAGGACTTCTACGGCGACGAGTGGCTCGCCGCGTACGAGACCGCCCGTACCGGCGCATTTCGGGTCCTGCAGAAGCTGCGCGACGAGGGTGTCATCAAGGCCTGGGGCCTTGGGGTCAACCGGGTCGAGCCCTTGGAGCTGACGCTGGACCTCGACGAGCCGAAGCCGGACGCGTTCCTCCTCGCCGGCCGCTACACGCTGCTTGACCACGAGCGCGCCCTGCAGCGGCTGTTGCCGGCCGCGGAGGCCCAGAGCGTGGACATCGTCGTCGGCGGACCGTACAGTTCAGGCGTCCTGGCCGGCGGGCAGCATTTCGAGTACCAGAAGGCCCCCGCCCCGGTCATCACCAAGGTGGAGCACATCAAGGCACTCGCAGGGCAGTACGGCGTCGGCATCAAGGCGGCCGCGCTGCAGTTCTCCCTTGCTCATCCCGCGGTCGCCGCGGCCGTCCCCGGTGCCTCCCGGCCGAGCCGCATCGTAGAGGACGTCGCCGCACGCGGCGAGAAGGTCCCGGCTGCCTTCTGGACGGCACTGCGCACGGAGGGGCTGATCGCTCAGGACGCCCCCGTACCCAGCGCCTGA